A genome region from Hymenobacter tibetensis includes the following:
- a CDS encoding OsmC family protein: MTDTPEKSVVVKVGQEALLADVQAGRHTWFVDEPVEVGGQDRGPTPYDLLLSALGACTAITLRLYANQKKWPLEAVEVRLRHQRVHRQDCDKCEMAGEMLDEVQKELRLVGPLTEEQRQRLEIISQKCPVQKTLMSGLRIVTTLVPADQLSTT; encoded by the coding sequence ATGACGGATACACCCGAGAAGTCAGTAGTAGTAAAAGTAGGCCAGGAAGCCTTGCTTGCCGATGTGCAAGCTGGTCGCCACACCTGGTTCGTGGATGAGCCCGTGGAAGTAGGCGGCCAAGACCGTGGCCCCACGCCCTACGACTTGCTGCTCTCGGCACTGGGAGCGTGTACGGCCATCACTCTGCGCCTCTATGCCAACCAGAAAAAATGGCCGCTCGAAGCAGTGGAAGTACGCCTGCGCCATCAGCGCGTCCATCGCCAAGACTGCGACAAGTGCGAAATGGCGGGTGAAATGCTGGATGAAGTGCAGAAGGAACTACGCCTCGTCGGCCCGCTAACAGAAGAGCAGCGCCAGCGTCTAGAAATAATTTCTCAGAAGTGTCCCGTGCAAAAAACGCTCATGAGCGGCCTGCGCATCGTCACCACCCTCGTACCCGCTGATCAGTTATCCACCACTTAA
- a CDS encoding DUF2695 domain-containing protein — MPSFEEKQRRKAAMNQLIETSRAVRLAELPMPKEKADSYFDYLDQLLSQQGCDDTLRFTEQFATDNHIEFHLMKQWLAKYGGYCDCEALANVEDSFKDL; from the coding sequence ATGCCCTCATTTGAAGAAAAGCAACGCCGAAAGGCAGCGATGAATCAGCTGATAGAGACTTCTCGTGCGGTCCGCTTAGCCGAATTGCCTATGCCAAAAGAGAAAGCAGACAGCTACTTTGATTATCTCGATCAACTCTTGTCTCAACAAGGATGCGATGATACTCTGAGGTTTACCGAGCAATTCGCTACTGATAACCATATAGAATTCCATTTGATGAAACAATGGTTAGCTAAATATGGAGGGTATTGTGATTGTGAAGCGTTGGCGAACGTGGAAGATAGTTTCAAAGACCTATAA
- a CDS encoding glycosyltransferase family 9 protein, with protein sequence MKILILRFSSIGDIVLTTPVIRAVKQQVSGALVHYCTKPAYRSIIEPNPYVDKVHYLTGSLNELVAELRAEQFDFVVDLHHNLRTSLLKAQLGVKSASFNKLNWRKWLLVQFKMNTMPRVHIVDRYLGAAAQLGVKNDGKGLDYFIPEAEEVDLTTLPAPFQRGYVAFAIGAQHATKRLPVERIIELCGLLRRPVVLLGGPEDESTGHVIELAFDKQAAISPPAAQRIPDSPYYFPKQHASSNQPTVIFNACGRFSLNQSASLVRQAQLVVSHDTGLMHIAAAFRKEIFSVWGNTVPEFGMYPYRTEFRILEVQNLPCRPCSKIGYEKCPQGHFRCMRDIKFNLDLPQTLDGR encoded by the coding sequence ATGAAAATTCTGATTCTGCGTTTTTCTTCTATCGGTGATATTGTGCTCACGACGCCGGTTATCCGGGCGGTGAAGCAGCAGGTATCGGGCGCACTTGTGCATTATTGTACCAAGCCAGCGTATCGCAGCATCATCGAGCCCAACCCATACGTTGACAAGGTGCACTACCTCACGGGCTCACTCAACGAGCTGGTAGCCGAGTTGCGTGCCGAGCAGTTCGATTTTGTGGTGGACTTGCACCATAACCTGCGTACCAGCTTGCTGAAGGCCCAATTGGGCGTAAAGTCGGCTAGCTTCAACAAGCTGAATTGGCGGAAGTGGCTGTTGGTACAGTTTAAAATGAACACGATGCCGCGGGTGCACATCGTGGACCGGTATCTGGGAGCGGCTGCGCAACTCGGGGTGAAAAACGATGGCAAGGGGTTAGACTATTTCATTCCGGAAGCGGAAGAAGTGGACCTTACAACGTTGCCAGCGCCTTTCCAGCGGGGTTATGTGGCCTTTGCTATTGGCGCACAGCACGCAACCAAGCGGTTGCCAGTAGAGCGTATTATCGAGTTGTGTGGGCTGCTTCGGCGCCCCGTAGTGTTGCTTGGCGGGCCAGAGGATGAAAGCACCGGCCACGTGATAGAACTGGCTTTCGACAAACAGGCAGCTATTTCGCCCCCAGCTGCCCAGCGCATCCCGGACAGCCCTTACTATTTTCCGAAGCAACACGCTAGTAGCAACCAACCAACGGTCATTTTCAACGCTTGCGGCCGTTTCTCTCTTAATCAGTCTGCTTCGTTGGTGCGGCAAGCACAGCTAGTTGTTAGCCACGATACTGGCTTGATGCACATTGCCGCCGCTTTCCGCAAAGAGATATTCAGCGTGTGGGGCAACACCGTTCCCGAGTTCGGGATGTACCCATACCGCACAGAATTCAGAATATTGGAAGTCCAGAACTTGCCTTGCCGGCCGTGCTCTAAAATTGGTTACGAAAAATGCCCGCAAGGCCACTTCCGTTGCATGCGCGACATCAAATTTAACCTCGACCTGCCGCAAACGCTAGACGGACGATAA
- the serS gene encoding serine--tRNA ligase, translated as MLQVSVLKEHPEQVLAGLAKKCYKTAEADVQAVLSLDQRRKDVQTAHDAAQAEANELARQIGGLMKAGDKAGAEALKVRTAELKQQTKTYADELAQVEIALQQTLYKLPNIPHHSVPEGRSAQDNEVVREVGTIPTLPAGAQPHWELIKKHDIIDFELGNKITGAGFPVYKGQGARLQRALINFFLDEARAAGYQEVQPPILVNEASGYGTGQLPDKEGQMYHDERDNLYLIPTAEVPITNLYRDEIIALDKLPIRNAGHTPCFRREAGSWGADVRGLNRLHQFDKVEIVQIALPEQSYTILEEMVAHIEGLLQKLELPYRVLRLCGGDMGFTSALTYDLEVWSAAQGRWLEVSSASNFETYQANRLKLRYRPEEGAKTQLLHTLNGSALALPRIVAALLENNQLEDGSIHLPEALHSYCGFSKIG; from the coding sequence ATGCTGCAAGTTTCCGTTCTCAAAGAGCATCCTGAACAGGTGCTGGCCGGTTTGGCCAAAAAGTGTTACAAAACGGCAGAAGCTGACGTTCAGGCTGTGCTTAGCCTCGATCAGCGCCGCAAGGATGTCCAAACCGCGCACGACGCGGCCCAGGCAGAAGCCAATGAACTAGCCCGTCAGATTGGGGGCCTGATGAAAGCCGGCGACAAAGCCGGTGCAGAGGCCTTGAAAGTGCGCACCGCCGAACTCAAGCAGCAAACCAAAACCTACGCCGACGAGCTAGCACAGGTGGAAATCGCCTTGCAGCAAACCCTGTACAAGCTGCCCAACATACCACACCACAGCGTACCCGAAGGCCGTTCGGCTCAGGACAACGAGGTGGTCCGGGAAGTAGGCACCATCCCGACCCTGCCCGCCGGTGCTCAGCCGCATTGGGAGCTGATCAAGAAGCACGACATCATTGATTTCGAGTTGGGCAACAAGATTACGGGGGCTGGCTTTCCAGTGTATAAAGGCCAAGGCGCCCGCCTGCAACGAGCCCTCATCAACTTTTTTCTAGATGAAGCCCGCGCAGCTGGCTACCAGGAAGTGCAGCCACCGATTTTGGTGAACGAAGCATCCGGCTATGGAACCGGACAGTTGCCCGACAAAGAAGGCCAGATGTACCACGACGAGCGCGACAACCTGTATCTTATTCCAACGGCCGAGGTGCCCATCACCAACCTCTACCGCGACGAAATAATAGCACTCGACAAGTTGCCGATTCGTAACGCGGGCCACACTCCCTGCTTCCGCCGCGAAGCCGGCTCGTGGGGTGCTGATGTACGCGGCCTCAACCGCCTGCACCAGTTCGATAAGGTGGAAATCGTGCAGATTGCCTTACCTGAGCAGAGCTACACTATTCTTGAGGAGATGGTGGCTCACATTGAAGGGCTGCTGCAGAAGCTGGAACTCCCCTACCGCGTGCTGCGCCTCTGCGGTGGCGATATGGGCTTCACCTCCGCCCTCACCTACGACCTGGAAGTGTGGAGTGCCGCACAGGGCCGGTGGCTGGAAGTAAGCTCGGCCAGCAACTTCGAAACCTACCAAGCCAACCGTTTGAAGCTACGCTACCGCCCCGAAGAAGGAGCTAAAACCCAGCTCTTACACACCCTAAACGGCTCGGCGTTGGCTCTCCCCCGCATTGTGGCCGCTCTATTGGAAAACAACCAACTCGAAGACGGCAGCATCCATTTGCCCGAAGCGCTGCACTCTTACTGCGGATTCAGCAAGATTGGCTAA
- the rho gene encoding transcription termination factor Rho — protein MYTIEELKDRLLSDLKEIAEELNVGNFKKLSKQDLIYKILDQQAIIPADKLPPKIKPNGKARSEQAFSDVAVVEEVVAPAVEATSPTVAATRSAAPARSASTRAAAPARPIAPARPARSKPAQAAAVATAPTEVTAPEVAAAVETPPALEVAAPAPAPAVEAVAEAPAEVAVPAADTSAERPIKPFQRSERRPREATGRNARPAVPEATNDTAEAPSANGAALETAVERAPFLPPAAAEVTTDAPEAAAPATTEAVPVAPRIFRPEQNTNAPRTPRDQPREREFRADRDQNQTPRDQPRDNRPAPVTDVARTSDGRVTDGVRDMRDYRNEPRTSEQPQRDQNRLPRDPQGRPDREQRREDRYAARELQRQQRQEANGQAPRPESNGQPVQQRPRNDFDITIPGEGTLEMMPDGGYGFLRSPFYNYMASPDDIYVAPAQVKQFSLKAGDTVKCTIRPPREGEKYYALVGVDSINGRAMEEARDRVPFNSLTPLFPEERLKLTTKSGLYSTRILDLFAPIGKGQRGLIVAQPKTGKTVLLQEIANAISENHPEVYLMILLIDERPEEVTDMTRSVKAEVLSSTFDETPDRHVKITSIALDKAKRLVECGHDVVILLDSITRLARAYNAVQPASGKILSGGVDANALHKPKRFFGAARNVEDGGSLTIIATALIETGSKMDEVIFEEFKGTGNMELQLDRKLANKRIFPAIDVPASGTRREDLLMSKDELSRIWVLRKFMADMTPSEAMEFLKDRMKGTKDNLEFLVSMNG, from the coding sequence ATGTACACTATTGAAGAGTTGAAGGACAGGCTGCTTTCTGACTTAAAGGAAATTGCAGAAGAACTCAACGTTGGTAATTTCAAGAAACTCAGCAAGCAGGATCTGATTTACAAGATCCTCGATCAGCAGGCCATTATTCCTGCTGATAAGCTCCCGCCCAAAATCAAGCCGAACGGCAAAGCGCGCTCCGAGCAAGCTTTTTCTGATGTAGCCGTTGTAGAAGAAGTGGTGGCCCCGGCCGTTGAAGCTACTTCCCCAACGGTCGCCGCCACCCGGTCTGCAGCGCCGGCTCGTTCAGCTTCCACCCGTGCTGCGGCCCCGGCTCGTCCGATAGCACCCGCTCGTCCGGCTCGTTCCAAGCCCGCCCAAGCTGCTGCAGTGGCCACTGCCCCCACCGAAGTAACAGCGCCAGAAGTGGCCGCTGCCGTTGAAACGCCTCCTGCTTTGGAAGTGGCAGCTCCTGCTCCAGCGCCTGCTGTAGAGGCCGTTGCGGAAGCTCCCGCCGAGGTGGCAGTTCCTGCCGCCGATACGTCTGCTGAGCGCCCTATCAAACCTTTCCAGCGGTCAGAGCGTCGGCCACGCGAAGCAACTGGTCGTAATGCGCGCCCGGCAGTTCCCGAAGCTACCAACGACACTGCGGAGGCCCCATCGGCCAACGGTGCTGCGCTGGAAACTGCCGTGGAGCGTGCGCCATTTTTGCCGCCTGCTGCCGCCGAGGTGACAACCGACGCTCCTGAAGCAGCGGCGCCAGCCACCACGGAAGCAGTTCCAGTAGCACCACGTATTTTCCGGCCCGAGCAAAACACCAATGCCCCGCGTACGCCGCGCGACCAGCCCCGTGAGCGGGAGTTCCGCGCCGACCGTGACCAAAACCAAACTCCCCGCGACCAGCCCCGTGACAACCGTCCGGCACCGGTTACGGATGTAGCTCGGACCAGCGACGGCCGCGTTACCGATGGAGTCCGGGACATGCGAGACTACCGCAACGAGCCCCGCACGTCCGAGCAGCCGCAGCGCGACCAGAACCGCCTTCCCCGCGACCCCCAAGGCCGGCCGGACCGGGAGCAGCGCCGCGAAGACCGGTATGCCGCTCGCGAGCTACAACGCCAGCAGCGGCAGGAGGCTAATGGCCAAGCGCCCCGGCCTGAAAGCAACGGCCAGCCAGTGCAGCAGCGTCCCCGCAACGACTTCGACATCACAATTCCCGGGGAGGGCACCTTGGAAATGATGCCCGATGGTGGCTACGGTTTCCTGCGCAGCCCGTTCTACAACTACATGGCCTCACCCGACGACATTTATGTGGCGCCGGCGCAGGTGAAGCAGTTTTCGTTGAAAGCCGGCGACACAGTGAAATGCACCATTCGTCCGCCCCGCGAAGGCGAGAAGTATTATGCACTAGTTGGGGTCGACAGCATCAACGGCCGAGCCATGGAAGAGGCGCGCGACCGAGTGCCATTCAACAGCCTGACGCCTCTTTTCCCAGAGGAGCGGTTGAAGCTGACTACCAAATCGGGCCTCTACAGCACCCGAATTCTGGACCTGTTTGCTCCGATTGGCAAAGGCCAGCGTGGCTTGATTGTGGCGCAGCCTAAAACCGGCAAAACGGTGCTGCTGCAGGAAATTGCCAATGCTATTTCCGAGAACCACCCCGAGGTCTATCTGATGATCTTGCTGATCGATGAGCGCCCCGAAGAAGTAACGGACATGACCCGCTCGGTGAAAGCCGAAGTGCTCAGCTCCACCTTCGACGAAACGCCTGACCGCCACGTCAAAATCACGAGCATTGCCCTAGACAAGGCCAAGCGCCTAGTGGAATGCGGCCACGATGTCGTGATTCTGCTCGATTCCATTACTCGTCTGGCCCGGGCCTACAACGCCGTGCAGCCTGCTTCCGGCAAGATTCTGTCGGGTGGTGTGGATGCCAATGCGCTGCACAAGCCCAAGCGTTTCTTCGGGGCAGCCCGCAACGTAGAAGATGGTGGCTCGCTAACGATTATTGCCACGGCTCTGATTGAAACCGGCTCGAAGATGGACGAAGTTATTTTCGAGGAGTTCAAAGGTACCGGCAACATGGAATTGCAGCTGGACCGCAAACTGGCCAACAAGCGTATCTTCCCAGCCATTGATGTACCGGCTTCCGGTACCCGTCGGGAAGATTTGCTGATGAGCAAAGATGAATTGAGCCGCATCTGGGTGCTGCGTAAGTTCATGGCTGACATGACGCCTTCAGAAGCCATGGAATTCTTAAAGGACCGTATGAAAGGTACCAAAGACAACCTGGAATTCTTGGTGTCAATGAACGGATAA
- a CDS encoding UBP-type zinc finger domain-containing protein has translation MAICAHLSALETLIPAAEYACPECIALGDTWVHLRVCQTCGHVGCCDSSKNKHATKHFRSTQHPVVTSAEPGEQWAWCYADDQMAEY, from the coding sequence ATGGCTATATGTGCCCATCTTTCTGCACTCGAAACCCTCATTCCGGCCGCTGAATACGCCTGCCCCGAATGCATTGCCCTTGGCGATACCTGGGTGCACCTGCGCGTCTGCCAAACCTGTGGCCACGTTGGGTGCTGCGACTCCTCGAAAAACAAGCACGCCACCAAGCACTTCCGCAGCACCCAGCATCCCGTCGTTACCTCGGCCGAGCCCGGTGAACAATGGGCGTGGTGCTACGCCGATGACCAAATGGCCGAGTATTAG
- a CDS encoding helix-hairpin-helix domain-containing protein, which produces MDNRALTRAFRLAAQLLELHDENPFKIRAYEGTASALEALSFPVADVERHGLPDRTGLSKTAAARVAEMLDTGTFEELTRLLAVTPPGVVELLSIKGIGPKKIRALWKELGIESPQQLREAAENDEVSKLKGFGQKTQQTILEALEFSDQSRGKLLYPQAEELANTLREQLQKILSTDQVAVVGEVRRRLETVETVALVAATAQPAKVHTALNQLEGVTPDPRRSGPFAWRGTATASGVKVEVLLVGKDDFTNQVFLQSASELHLSEPLSDVSVGQPATLRQWLHRERFYQETAIYEKAGLQYVEPEMREGLGELTLAKAHQLPQLLEDADLRGSLHNHSTYSDGSHSLREMATFLQNQGYEYLGICDHSQAAHYANGLSVERVRQQQREIDELNQELAPFRIFKGIESDILSDGSLDYPPAVLETFDFVVASVHSNLRMDERKATTRVLRAIENPYCTMLGHPTGRLLLRREGYPLDHKAIIDACAKHHVIIEINANPWRLDLDWRWVHYALSQGVRLSINPDAHHTNGYADMRYGVFMGRKGGLTKDMTFNAKSVTEVAEYFTRRKADIKPPLEFQNSLFG; this is translated from the coding sequence ATGGACAACCGCGCCCTGACCCGTGCTTTCCGGCTGGCAGCCCAACTGCTGGAACTACACGACGAAAATCCGTTTAAAATCCGAGCCTACGAAGGTACGGCAAGTGCCCTCGAAGCGTTGAGCTTTCCGGTAGCCGACGTGGAGCGCCACGGTCTGCCCGACCGTACAGGACTAAGCAAAACCGCTGCTGCCCGCGTGGCCGAAATGCTGGATACCGGCACGTTTGAAGAATTAACACGCTTACTCGCTGTTACCCCACCTGGCGTGGTAGAGCTGTTGAGCATAAAAGGTATAGGCCCCAAGAAAATCCGGGCGCTGTGGAAAGAACTCGGTATTGAGAGTCCGCAACAATTGCGCGAAGCGGCCGAAAACGACGAGGTAAGTAAGCTGAAAGGCTTCGGTCAGAAAACCCAGCAAACCATATTGGAGGCGCTGGAATTTTCAGACCAGAGCCGTGGCAAGTTGCTGTATCCGCAGGCCGAAGAACTCGCGAATACCCTGCGGGAACAGCTACAAAAAATACTGTCTACCGACCAAGTGGCGGTAGTGGGAGAGGTGCGCCGCCGCCTCGAAACGGTGGAAACGGTGGCATTGGTTGCGGCTACCGCGCAGCCCGCCAAAGTCCACACGGCCCTCAACCAACTGGAGGGTGTCACGCCGGACCCACGCCGATCCGGGCCGTTTGCGTGGCGCGGCACGGCTACTGCCTCGGGCGTGAAAGTGGAAGTGCTGCTAGTAGGGAAAGATGATTTCACCAACCAGGTGTTCTTGCAGTCGGCATCCGAGCTGCACCTGTCCGAGCCATTGTCCGACGTTTCAGTTGGGCAACCGGCTACGTTGCGGCAGTGGCTGCACCGGGAACGGTTTTATCAGGAAACCGCCATTTACGAGAAGGCAGGCCTGCAATATGTAGAACCCGAAATGCGCGAAGGCCTCGGAGAGCTAACCTTAGCCAAAGCGCACCAACTGCCCCAGTTGCTGGAAGACGCTGACCTGCGTGGCTCTTTGCACAACCACAGCACCTACTCCGACGGTAGCCACAGCCTGCGCGAAATGGCTACTTTCCTGCAAAACCAAGGATACGAGTACCTCGGTATCTGCGACCATTCGCAGGCGGCACATTATGCCAATGGGTTGAGCGTAGAACGGGTGCGGCAGCAGCAGCGCGAAATAGACGAGCTAAACCAGGAGCTAGCCCCATTTCGCATTTTCAAAGGCATCGAGTCAGACATTCTCAGCGACGGTTCTTTGGACTACCCACCCGCCGTCCTCGAAACCTTCGACTTTGTGGTGGCATCGGTGCATAGCAACTTGCGTATGGACGAGCGCAAAGCCACTACGCGGGTCCTGCGGGCTATTGAAAACCCGTATTGCACCATGCTGGGGCACCCTACGGGACGGTTGCTGCTGCGCCGGGAAGGCTACCCCCTCGACCATAAGGCCATCATTGATGCCTGCGCCAAGCACCATGTTATTATCGAAATCAACGCCAATCCGTGGCGCCTCGACTTGGATTGGCGGTGGGTGCACTACGCGTTGTCGCAGGGCGTGCGGCTTAGCATAAACCCCGATGCCCACCACACCAACGGCTACGCCGACATGCGCTACGGTGTGTTTATGGGCCGCAAAGGAGGGCTTACCAAAGACATGACTTTCAATGCGAAATCGGTGACAGAGGTGGCCGAGTACTTCACCCGCCGGAAAGCGGATATCAAACCACCCCTGGAGTTTCAAAACTCGCTGTTTGGGTAA